Sequence from the Catenuloplanes indicus genome:
GGCCCCGGTGGCGATCATCAACGCGACCGTGACCGCCGCATACCGCAGGCGGTGCAGGAGTCTGAGGCGACGGTCGTGCCGACAACGGTCCGGGCACGGTTCCGGCGCCGCGGTGGGCGCGGCGGACGCGTCGGCGGCCGGTGGGGCCGGCGTCGGCGACGGGCGCGGGCCCGGGGTGACGTTGCGCCCGGGGCCGCCGCGGTATCGGCGGGACGCCTGGTTGATCGAGGGGCGCGGGGGTGGATCGGTCGTCACCGAAGCATTTTCGAGTGCGCGAAGCGGCATTGACAACATAAAATGCCGATTCGCACGTGTCCCGTATCGGACGCATTGGGATTGGATTCTCGCGCAATTCCCATGCTGTTCAGCTTCCCGCGACTGAGCGACACTAGCCAATGACTGCGAGTATTTACTATGGTCGGCGGCGGACTGTGGGAGGTGCTGGTGGCTGAGGAGATCGTGCCATTCACCGGCGACCCCGACTCGGTCGTCCACGCAGCCGAGCGGGCGCGCGCCAGTCCGTACCCGCTGATCCTGATCGGGCCGGGCGAGGCCGCGGACGGTCACGCGCGGCGCATCCGGGAGTTGTTCGCCGCGGTCGAGTCGACGGCGACCAGGCCGGTCCGGCTGCACCACGGCATCTACGACGGCGGCACGGCGCCCGCACACGTGCTGCGCGCGCTCACGCTGCCACCGGGTATGGACCCGCCGCCGGACGGCACGGTCAACCCCTACCTGCTGGTCACCGCGGGTGAGGTCGTCCGCCGCGGATTGCGGGCCGGTCTGCCGGCACCGGTGCTCACCCGGACCATCAGCTGCACGCGCGCCCCCTGCCCGTCCACCGCGCACTGCGGGCACTGCCCGGCCTGCCTGACCCGCCGGGCCGGCCTGCTGGCCGCGCTCGGCCGCGACAACACGCCGTACCTGTCCGATCCGTGGAACGTTGTCGATCACGACGACACGCTCCGTGATCAGGAGACGGTCCGCGACTGGCTCCGCCGCGACCTGATCGGCGTTGAGCTGCGGATTCCCGCCACCGCCCCGCCGGGGACATCGGCCGAACGGCTACGCGAGGCGGTCGAACGAGGCCGGAACGAGTTAAGGCGAATGTTCGACACCGGGGGTGGCCGAAGGTCGGAACCGTCGGCCGCATAGCCGATGGTTGCTCACCGAGCCGGTGGGCATGTGAACCGCTCAGCGGAGTCCGGGCGCGGCGAACGCGAGCAGAATTAGCCTTGCGCGGCCGTCCGGCACCATCGGGCACCGTTACCACCGACCGGCAGGACCTGTCCGGCGAGGCGGCCCACCGGCCGGCTCCCGGGGACAAGGGGAGACGCTTCGATGCCCAACCACACCGACCCGCTGGCCGAGCTGCTCGCAGCCGGCGCGGCCACCGTGGAGCGGCCGAGCCTCGGTGCCGGCTACCGGGGATACGACACGCCGAGGCCCAAGGGCGGGACCGTGGATCTGCGCATCGTGCTGAACTGGCGGCACGCCGGGAAGATCACAGTGGACGGCCTGGGGCGGCTCGCCTTCCCGGTGCTGCCGGACCGGCCCGGTCTGTACCGCTTCACCTGGGTCGACGCGATCTGCGGGCACCGCACGTTCGTCGGCGAGACCGGCAACCTGTGGCGGCGGCTGATCGCCTACCGGCACCCGGGCCCGGCGTCGATCACCGATCAGTACGTCAGCGACCTGCTGCTGACCCACCTGAACGCGGGCGGCACCGCCGACGTGGCCATCGCCATGTACGGCGCGCTACACGTCGGCGGTGCCGAACGGGAGCTGGACCTCGCTTCCGTGGCGTCCCGGGAGTTGGCCGCCAATGCCGCGCTCATGCAGTGCGCGGTCACCGGCGACACCGACATCGTCAGCTAGCTCAGTTCGACGGCGGCTCGTCCTTACCGGCCTCCTCCAGCGCGTCCGCCTCCTCCTTGGTGGCGTGCACCGCGCCGTCCGCGTGCTCCGGCGGGCCGTAGACCGTGTAGAGCACGAGCGGGTTCGGCCCCTCGTTGGTGAAGTTGTGCTTCGCGCCGGCCGGGACGATGACCATGTCGCCCTGGCTGACCTTGCGCGTCTGGCCGCTGACCTTGGCCTGGCCGACACCGCTGACGAAGGTGAGGATCTGGTCCACCTCG
This genomic interval carries:
- a CDS encoding cupin domain-containing protein, whose protein sequence is MEHYTIATVAEQYSDFRRVLWTGKHTQVVIMTIPAGGEIGEEVHEVDQILTFVSGVGQAKVSGQTRKVSQGDMVIVPAGAKHNFTNEGPNPLVLYTVYGPPEHADGAVHATKEEADALEEAGKDEPPSN